In Desertifilum tharense IPPAS B-1220, a single window of DNA contains:
- a CDS encoding ATP-binding sensor histidine kinase produces the protein MTLTTTVSGYQLTEQLYCGSRTLVYRAIREVDRHPVIIKLLQRERPSFSELLLFRNQYTIAKNLNLPGIVKPYTLESCHHSYALVMEDFNGISLKEYIEDRRLPVDEFLAIAIQLADILYGLYHQSVIHKDLKPANILINPKTRQVKLIDFSISSLLPRETQATQPPNGLEGTLAYLSPEQTGRMNRGIDYRSDFYALGVTFFELLAGELPFASQDPMELVHCHVAKQPPLLHEILPTTIPQAISEIVMKLMAKNAEDRYQSALGLKYDLEQCWQQLQENGKIAPFTLGERDICDRFLIPEKLYGRQAEVQTLLAAFDRVSQGTSEMMLIAGFSGIGKTAVVCEVHKPIVRQRGYFIQGKFNQFGRNLPFWAFVQAFQDLMAQLLSETDEQLARWKTKILAALGDNAQVMIQVIPELEQVIGPQPPASELSGEAAQNRFNLLFHKFIHVFATPDHPLVIFLDDLQWADSASLKLIQLSMGENQNGHLLLIGAYRDNEVSAAHPLMLTLNEVRQAGAVVNAIALAPLAQSDLNWLVADTLSCPPHLAAPLTELVYQKTQGNPFFATQFLKALQEEGAITFNLQLGYWQCNMPEIRQLALTEDVVTFMALRLQKLSPSTQNVLKLAACIGNTFDLATLAIVCQQSQAQTALDLWSALQEGLILPLNEMYRLFQSQQSEERSLEVEPLLGSCTYKFLHDRVQQAAYSLIPAEQKEATHLQIGQLLLKNRSPEDLDQQIFEIVNQLNMGMGLLVQPSAREELTHFNLLAAHKAKAATAYTAALNYLSIGMQLLEFEPWQNQYDLALAMYQEAAEVAYLSSQFEQMQALIDVVLQNARTLLDKIPVYDVKLHACMARNHLLEAIQTGLQVLQLLGLQFPENPHPSEIQAQLQATLANLGDRSPLDLLSLPQMSDRSTQAALQILSGMAPCAFQAAPLLLPLIVSQQVNLSIQYGNSALSAPSYAYFGVIVCGVIEDIETGYAFGQLALSLLNQPQMKPIQARTTFVTNAGVLHWREPVRNTLDSLQSAYTLALETGDLEFAALSTYIYAYHAYLSAAELSVLEQEIASYSQVLWQLKQKTSLNLQQILHQAILHLMEPTEQPAQLIGAVYNEQQMLPQHQQVNDTTAIFYLYFHKLVLSYLFEQVAQAVENADIAETYINGVTANFVVAPFYFYDALAYLASWNQTPEPERHRLRDRIERDRQKMQKWAHYAPANHQHKLDLIEAEWHRVFGDKAQAIEYYDRAIAAAKAQEFLQEEAIANELAAKFYLDWGKERLAQTYLIDAYYCYARWGATAKVNQLEQTYPTLLAPILQSERVSLTPELTIHTTKTLSSVPTAGGLSTSSSGAGISAALDLASILKASQALSGEIQLTQLLTTLLQVAIENAGADKCALLLLKQDRLVVEALHSVDGSTRIQLAMLLEESQELPIGFINTVKRTLKPTVVANAIAHPSLMADPYILRQQPKSLLCLPILHQGQLQGLLYLENQLATDAFTSDRVEILNLLCTQAAISLANAHLYQQSQAYAHQLEQSLEKLRKSENRFQKLSDNIPGVIYRIRIAADGSASMPYISSGCYDLCGVRPEEILSGNNSLRALEHPEDRQGVQQAILHSAQHLTPFRHEWRIITPTGEIKWVQAVSQPEQQPDGTLVWDGVMIDITERKRIEAEQIQTAAHLRQKSQELQQALEDLRSMQLQLVQNEKMSALGNLVAGVAHEINNPASFITGNLEPAKIYIQDLLGLLDLYQQKLPNPDAEILDEIEAIDLEYLRTDLPKLIESMDLGVERICSISNSLRTFSRADRDYKVPFNIHEGLESTLLILKHRLKANEYRPPIQVIREYGDLPLIPCFPGQLNQVFMNLLANAIDALEESNVGQSFQDIQSRSNWIKIQTRSRRDRSIAIQIADNGVGMSEAVQQRIFDHLFTTKPVGQGTGLGLAIARQIVVEKHGGTLEVKSALNQGTEFEIVLPIEGEL, from the coding sequence GTGACTTTAACAACAACGGTTTCAGGCTATCAACTCACCGAGCAACTGTACTGTGGTTCTAGAACGTTAGTCTACCGAGCGATACGAGAAGTCGATCGCCATCCGGTTATCATCAAACTCTTACAACGAGAACGCCCTAGCTTTAGCGAACTCCTGCTGTTTCGCAACCAATACACCATTGCCAAAAACCTGAACTTGCCCGGTATTGTTAAACCTTACACCCTAGAGTCCTGCCACCATAGCTACGCCCTCGTCATGGAGGACTTTAACGGAATTTCTTTAAAAGAATATATTGAAGATCGGCGGCTGCCAGTCGATGAGTTTTTAGCGATCGCCATCCAACTCGCCGATATCCTCTACGGACTTTACCACCAGAGCGTCATCCATAAAGACCTCAAGCCAGCCAATATTTTAATTAACCCCAAAACCCGCCAGGTAAAGCTGATTGACTTCAGCATTTCTTCCCTACTCCCGCGCGAAACTCAAGCCACTCAACCCCCCAACGGACTAGAAGGCACCCTCGCCTATCTTTCTCCCGAACAAACCGGGCGCATGAACCGAGGAATTGACTATCGCAGCGACTTCTATGCCCTCGGCGTCACCTTCTTTGAATTGCTCGCTGGCGAACTCCCCTTTGCTTCCCAAGATCCGATGGAATTGGTGCATTGTCACGTCGCCAAACAACCGCCGCTGCTGCATGAAATCCTCCCGACTACCATTCCGCAAGCCATTTCTGAGATTGTCATGAAACTGATGGCCAAAAATGCGGAAGACCGCTACCAGAGCGCATTAGGACTCAAGTACGACTTAGAACAGTGCTGGCAGCAACTTCAGGAAAACGGCAAAATCGCCCCCTTTACATTGGGAGAGCGCGATATCTGCGATCGCTTTTTAATCCCCGAAAAACTTTATGGCCGTCAAGCCGAAGTCCAAACCCTGCTAGCCGCCTTCGATCGCGTCAGCCAAGGAACCAGCGAAATGATGCTGATTGCTGGATTTTCTGGAATTGGCAAAACAGCCGTCGTCTGCGAAGTCCACAAACCCATCGTCCGCCAGCGCGGTTACTTCATCCAAGGGAAATTTAACCAATTTGGGCGTAACCTCCCCTTTTGGGCCTTTGTCCAAGCCTTCCAGGACTTAATGGCACAACTGTTAAGCGAAACAGACGAGCAATTAGCGCGATGGAAAACCAAAATCTTAGCCGCCTTGGGAGACAATGCCCAAGTCATGATCCAAGTCATCCCCGAACTCGAACAGGTGATTGGCCCGCAACCCCCGGCGAGCGAACTGTCGGGCGAAGCGGCTCAAAATCGGTTCAATTTGCTCTTTCACAAGTTTATTCACGTCTTCGCCACCCCAGACCATCCCCTCGTCATCTTTTTAGATGATTTGCAATGGGCAGATTCCGCTTCGCTGAAGTTAATTCAACTCTCGATGGGCGAAAATCAAAACGGTCATTTGCTGTTAATTGGGGCCTATCGAGATAACGAGGTTTCAGCGGCTCATCCCCTGATGCTGACCCTGAATGAAGTCCGCCAAGCGGGAGCCGTAGTGAATGCGATCGCCCTCGCCCCACTCGCTCAAAGCGACCTCAATTGGCTCGTCGCCGATACCCTGAGTTGCCCGCCTCACCTGGCTGCACCCTTAACTGAGTTAGTCTACCAGAAGACCCAGGGCAATCCTTTCTTTGCCACCCAGTTCCTCAAAGCCTTGCAGGAAGAAGGAGCCATTACCTTCAATCTTCAACTGGGGTATTGGCAATGCAATATGCCTGAAATTCGGCAATTGGCGCTGACTGAAGATGTTGTTACCTTCATGGCGCTGCGCCTGCAAAAGCTGTCCCCCTCTACTCAGAATGTCCTGAAACTGGCGGCTTGCATTGGCAACACCTTCGATCTCGCTACCCTTGCCATTGTTTGCCAACAATCTCAGGCCCAAACGGCCCTAGATCTGTGGTCTGCCTTGCAGGAAGGCTTAATTTTACCGCTCAATGAGATGTATCGATTGTTTCAGAGCCAGCAATCTGAGGAGCGTTCTTTAGAAGTAGAACCGCTCCTGGGTTCCTGTACTTACAAATTCCTGCACGATCGCGTTCAGCAAGCCGCTTATTCGCTGATTCCCGCCGAACAGAAAGAGGCAACCCATCTTCAAATCGGTCAGCTTTTGCTGAAAAATCGCTCCCCCGAAGACTTAGATCAGCAAATCTTTGAAATTGTCAATCAATTGAATATGGGAATGGGGTTGTTGGTTCAACCCTCTGCAAGGGAAGAACTCACCCATTTCAATTTACTGGCGGCCCACAAAGCGAAAGCCGCTACTGCTTATACGGCTGCCCTCAACTATCTCAGTATTGGGATGCAGCTATTAGAGTTTGAGCCTTGGCAAAACCAATACGATTTAGCCCTAGCCATGTATCAAGAGGCCGCAGAGGTTGCCTATCTCAGCAGTCAGTTTGAGCAGATGCAAGCATTAATCGATGTGGTTTTACAGAATGCTCGAACCTTACTCGACAAAATTCCAGTTTATGATGTCAAACTGCACGCTTGCATGGCCCGCAACCACTTACTAGAAGCTATTCAAACGGGATTGCAGGTTTTGCAACTGTTGGGATTGCAGTTTCCCGAAAATCCCCACCCCTCAGAGATTCAAGCGCAACTCCAAGCCACGCTAGCTAATTTAGGCGATCGCTCTCCTCTAGACTTACTCTCGTTACCGCAGATGAGCGATCGCTCTACACAAGCCGCCTTGCAGATTCTCAGCGGTATGGCTCCCTGTGCCTTCCAAGCCGCTCCGCTATTGTTACCACTGATCGTATCGCAGCAGGTTAACCTATCGATTCAATATGGTAATAGTGCCCTCTCAGCACCGAGTTACGCTTACTTCGGGGTGATTGTGTGCGGCGTGATTGAAGACATTGAAACGGGGTATGCGTTTGGTCAACTGGCTCTCAGCTTGCTCAATCAACCCCAGATGAAACCCATTCAAGCGAGAACCACATTTGTCACGAATGCAGGGGTTCTCCACTGGCGCGAACCCGTTCGCAATACCCTAGACTCGTTACAGTCTGCTTATACCCTCGCGCTAGAAACTGGGGATTTAGAGTTTGCGGCTTTGTCCACTTATATCTATGCCTATCACGCTTATCTGAGTGCGGCTGAGTTGTCGGTACTCGAACAAGAGATTGCGAGTTATAGCCAAGTTTTGTGGCAACTGAAACAGAAAACCTCGCTGAATTTACAACAAATTCTGCATCAGGCAATTTTGCATTTAATGGAGCCTACCGAACAGCCCGCACAGTTGATCGGCGCTGTCTATAACGAGCAACAAATGCTCCCTCAACATCAGCAAGTCAATGATACGACGGCAATTTTTTACCTTTACTTTCATAAACTGGTTTTGAGTTACTTGTTTGAGCAAGTGGCTCAAGCGGTGGAGAATGCCGATATTGCTGAAACTTACATAAACGGGGTTACGGCAAATTTTGTAGTTGCGCCCTTTTACTTCTACGATGCCCTGGCTTATCTGGCAAGCTGGAACCAGACGCCAGAACCGGAACGCCACCGCCTGCGCGATCGCATTGAGCGCGATCGCCAAAAGATGCAAAAATGGGCCCATTATGCCCCGGCGAATCATCAACATAAGCTCGATCTGATTGAAGCTGAGTGGCATCGGGTGTTTGGGGACAAAGCACAGGCGATCGAGTATTATGACCGAGCGATCGCTGCTGCTAAAGCCCAGGAGTTTCTGCAAGAAGAAGCGATCGCTAACGAACTGGCGGCTAAATTCTATCTAGACTGGGGTAAGGAACGCCTCGCCCAAACTTATCTGATTGACGCCTACTACTGCTATGCGCGTTGGGGGGCAACAGCAAAGGTCAATCAGCTAGAACAAACCTATCCCACCTTATTAGCCCCCATCCTCCAATCTGAGCGCGTTTCCCTCACCCCAGAACTCACCATTCACACGACTAAAACCCTTTCCTCTGTCCCCACCGCTGGAGGGCTTTCCACCAGTTCTAGCGGGGCTGGAATTTCTGCGGCGTTAGATTTAGCCAGCATTCTCAAAGCCTCTCAAGCCCTTTCGGGTGAAATTCAGTTAACCCAATTACTGACAACCTTGCTGCAAGTGGCGATTGAAAATGCGGGGGCGGATAAATGCGCCTTATTGTTGCTCAAACAGGATCGACTCGTGGTGGAAGCCCTACACAGCGTTGACGGATCGACTCGCATCCAACTTGCAATGCTGCTAGAGGAAAGTCAGGAGTTACCCATTGGGTTTATTAATACGGTGAAGCGCACCCTAAAACCGACAGTCGTTGCGAATGCGATCGCCCATCCTTCGCTGATGGCCGATCCGTACATCCTGCGCCAACAGCCCAAAAGCCTGCTGTGCTTGCCGATTTTACATCAAGGACAACTGCAAGGCCTGTTGTATTTAGAAAATCAACTCGCGACTGACGCCTTTACCAGCGATCGCGTTGAGATCCTGAACCTGCTATGCACTCAAGCTGCAATTTCCCTGGCTAACGCTCATCTTTATCAACAGTCGCAAGCCTACGCCCATCAACTCGAACAGTCTTTAGAAAAACTGCGAAAGAGCGAAAATCGCTTTCAGAAGCTGTCAGATAACATTCCCGGTGTCATCTATCGCATTCGCATTGCTGCTGATGGTTCGGCTTCTATGCCCTACATTAGCTCCGGTTGCTATGACCTGTGCGGCGTTCGCCCTGAAGAGATCTTAAGTGGAAACAATAGTTTGCGAGCCTTAGAACATCCTGAAGATCGCCAAGGCGTTCAACAAGCGATTCTCCACTCGGCTCAACATCTCACCCCTTTTCGCCACGAGTGGCGCATTATTACGCCAACCGGCGAGATTAAATGGGTGCAGGCGGTGTCTCAACCGGAACAGCAACCCGATGGCACGTTGGTTTGGGATGGCGTCATGATTGATATTACAGAACGCAAGCGCATTGAAGCCGAACAGATTCAAACCGCCGCCCATTTGCGCCAAAAATCCCAGGAATTGCAGCAGGCGCTAGAGGATTTGCGATCGATGCAACTCCAACTCGTCCAGAATGAAAAAATGTCGGCTTTAGGCAATCTGGTGGCGGGGGTGGCTCACGAAATTAATAATCCCGCAAGCTTTATTACAGGTAACTTGGAACCTGCTAAAATCTATATTCAAGATTTATTAGGCTTGCTCGATCTCTATCAGCAAAAACTGCCCAACCCGGACGCCGAAATTCTCGATGAAATTGAGGCGATTGATTTGGAATATCTGCGGACTGACTTACCGAAGTTAATCGAATCGATGGATTTGGGGGTTGAGCGAATTTGCAGTATCAGCAATAGCTTGAGAACTTTTTCTAGAGCCGATCGCGACTACAAAGTTCCCTTTAATATTCATGAAGGTCTAGAGAGTACCCTGTTGATTCTCAAACATCGCTTGAAGGCTAACGAGTATCGACCGCCAATTCAGGTGATTCGAGAATACGGTGACTTGCCCCTGATTCCCTGTTTTCCCGGTCAACTTAATCAGGTCTTTATGAATCTGTTAGCAAATGCGATTGATGCTTTAGAAGAATCGAATGTAGGGCAGAGTTTTCAAGACATTCAATCCCGTTCCAATTGGATTAAAATTCAGACCCGAAGCAGGCGCGATCGCTCCATTGCGATCCAGATCGCCGATAATGGGGTAGGAATGTCAGAAGCCGTGCAACAGCGCATCTTTGACCATCTGTTTACCACAAAACCCGTCGGTCAGGGGACGGGTTTGGGATTGGCGATCGCGCGTCAAATCGTCGTCGAAAAACATGGCGGTACCCTTGAAGTTAAATCGGCGCTCAATCAAGGAACGGAATTTGAGATTGTTTTACCCATTGAAGGAGAGCTTTAA
- a CDS encoding S9 family peptidase, which produces MSPQQIAPYGSWKSPITSELIVSGSIGIGGVVLDGDLLYWVEGRPSEGGRYVIVQRTPAGETTDVNPPPFNARTRVHEYGGGAYFVAEGIVYFSNFADQRIYRQKVGEQPQPLTPEGDYRYADAILDRPHHRLICVREDHTGEGEPQNTIVSIDLDTGECQVLVSGDDFYASPRLSPEGSQLCWLSWNHPNLPWDGTELFTASLQADGSLDKPQLVAGGVSESIFQPEWSPDGLLYFVSDRDNWWNLYHYRDGKIEPLCPKEAEFGLPLWVFGMATYTFASADEIICTYTEAGNWFLASLDVQTGQLQTIETPYSSISAPLVSQGKAIFTGGSATEPTAIVQLDLASGEVEVIRQSTRLKVEEGYLSIPQPIEFPTENGLTAYGFFYPPTNQDFRAPEGTKPPLLVKSHGGPTAATSSTFNLKIQYWTSRGFAVLDVNYGGSTGYGREYRQRLKERWGIVDVDDCANGAKYLAQQGLVDGDKLAIAGGSAGGYTTLAALTFRDVFKAGASHYGVSDLEALATDTHKFESRYLDGLIGPYPERQDLYIARSPIHHTDRLACPAIFFQGLEDKIVPPNQAEAMVNAIKAKGLPVAYITFAEEQHGFRKAENIQRSLDGEFYFYARIFGFEPAESIEPIPIENL; this is translated from the coding sequence ATGAGTCCGCAACAAATTGCCCCTTACGGGTCTTGGAAATCGCCCATTACCTCTGAGTTAATTGTGTCTGGCAGTATTGGTATTGGTGGAGTCGTGCTAGATGGCGATCTGCTCTACTGGGTAGAAGGACGCCCCTCAGAGGGGGGACGCTACGTCATTGTTCAACGCACACCTGCTGGTGAAACCACTGATGTTAACCCTCCCCCCTTCAACGCCAGAACCCGCGTTCACGAATATGGGGGTGGCGCTTACTTCGTAGCAGAGGGTATCGTCTATTTCTCCAATTTTGCCGATCAACGAATTTATCGCCAAAAAGTCGGCGAACAACCGCAACCGCTAACCCCAGAAGGCGACTATCGTTACGCAGATGCCATTCTCGATCGACCGCATCACCGCCTGATTTGCGTCAGAGAAGACCATACCGGGGAAGGCGAACCGCAAAATACGATTGTTAGCATTGACCTCGACACCGGGGAATGTCAAGTTCTGGTTTCAGGCGATGATTTTTATGCCTCACCTCGCCTAAGTCCAGAGGGTTCTCAACTGTGTTGGCTAAGTTGGAATCACCCGAATTTACCTTGGGATGGAACCGAATTATTCACGGCTTCCCTTCAAGCCGATGGCAGTTTAGACAAACCTCAGTTAGTCGCCGGAGGGGTTAGCGAGTCAATCTTTCAGCCGGAATGGTCGCCAGATGGTCTCCTCTACTTTGTCTCGGATCGCGATAACTGGTGGAATCTTTACCACTATCGGGACGGCAAAATTGAACCCTTATGCCCAAAAGAGGCAGAATTTGGGCTTCCCCTATGGGTGTTTGGGATGGCAACTTATACGTTTGCGTCTGCTGATGAAATCATTTGCACCTATACAGAGGCGGGAAACTGGTTTTTAGCGAGTCTAGATGTGCAAACGGGGCAGCTTCAAACCATTGAAACGCCGTATTCGAGTATTTCTGCACCGCTGGTGAGTCAGGGGAAGGCGATTTTTACAGGCGGTTCGGCGACGGAACCCACGGCTATTGTCCAGTTGGATCTGGCTTCTGGAGAGGTTGAAGTGATTCGCCAGTCTACGCGATTAAAAGTGGAGGAAGGGTATCTTTCAATCCCTCAGCCGATTGAATTTCCGACGGAAAACGGTTTAACGGCTTACGGTTTCTTCTATCCTCCTACTAATCAGGATTTTAGGGCACCTGAAGGGACGAAACCACCCCTTTTGGTCAAAAGTCATGGCGGCCCGACGGCGGCGACTTCCAGCACGTTTAATCTCAAAATTCAGTATTGGACAAGTCGCGGTTTTGCGGTGTTGGATGTCAATTATGGGGGAAGTACGGGTTACGGGAGAGAGTATCGCCAGCGCCTAAAGGAACGTTGGGGCATTGTGGATGTGGATGACTGCGCTAATGGCGCGAAATATCTGGCGCAGCAAGGTTTGGTGGATGGCGATAAATTGGCGATCGCCGGTGGGAGTGCAGGCGGCTACACTACATTAGCGGCGCTGACTTTCCGCGATGTATTTAAAGCGGGGGCGTCTCATTATGGCGTTAGCGACTTGGAAGCCCTGGCGACGGATACCCATAAGTTTGAATCTCGCTATCTCGATGGTTTAATTGGGCCGTATCCAGAACGTCAGGATTTATATATAGCGCGATCGCCCATTCATCATACCGACCGTTTAGCCTGTCCCGCGATCTTCTTCCAAGGTTTAGAAGATAAAATTGTTCCACCCAACCAAGCCGAAGCAATGGTTAACGCCATTAAAGCCAAAGGTTTACCCGTCGCCTATATCACTTTTGCAGAAGAGCAGCACGGCTTCCGCAAGGCTGAAAATATTCAACGGTCTTTGGATGGCGAGTTTTATTTTTATGCTCGGATCTTTGGCTTTGAACCCGCCGAAAGCATTGAACCGATTCCCATTGAGAATTTGTAG
- a CDS encoding choice-of-anchor A family protein has translation MLLNSKSITTWTTLSLTTVAALSFSLPARAASLGIASDYNVFVFGDMNQSSDAEGRVAVGGNATFTNFGIGDRLPGSNGADTRLVVGGDLKYNGGQIFGGSAVVGGSVTSPVYFNCPSTCGVTQGSPINFSAAQQELMALSSHLGSLGATGSTEYKWGGIHIQGSNTDLNVFTIDGSQFAKSSYLNLSGVGQNSTVVFNVLGSSVNISNFGLNLGGIDKSKVLFNFVDATSISTTGFSFQGSVLATQAHYQFNNGNLEGTLVANSVSGSGEFHNYKFSGNLPTVPTPPSPAPQVSPSPEPQVSPSPEPQVSPSPEPQVSPSPEPQVSPSPEPQASPSPEPEVIASPEPQASPSPEPEVQPSLEPEIDTQPKSVPEPATLLGLLSVGGLLTLRRRK, from the coding sequence ATGCTGCTCAATTCTAAATCGATTACAACCTGGACGACTCTTTCTCTAACAACCGTTGCTGCACTCAGTTTTTCGCTACCTGCAAGAGCGGCTTCTTTAGGAATTGCTAGCGATTATAACGTGTTTGTTTTCGGAGATATGAATCAAAGCTCCGATGCAGAAGGAAGAGTGGCTGTTGGTGGAAATGCGACCTTCACAAACTTTGGCATTGGCGATCGCCTTCCCGGTTCTAATGGTGCAGATACGCGCCTGGTGGTTGGCGGTGACTTAAAATATAACGGGGGTCAAATTTTCGGCGGAAGCGCTGTTGTTGGCGGTAGTGTTACCTCTCCAGTTTATTTCAACTGCCCCTCAACCTGTGGCGTCACTCAAGGAAGCCCCATCAATTTCTCAGCAGCTCAACAAGAATTGATGGCCCTATCTTCTCATTTAGGCAGTCTGGGGGCAACGGGTTCCACAGAATATAAATGGGGTGGCATTCATATTCAAGGCAGCAACACGGATCTCAACGTTTTTACGATTGATGGTTCGCAATTTGCCAAGTCTAGCTATCTTAACCTGAGTGGTGTTGGACAAAACTCAACGGTTGTCTTTAACGTTTTGGGTAGTAGCGTTAATATCAGCAACTTTGGGTTAAACTTGGGCGGTATCGACAAGAGCAAGGTGCTGTTTAACTTTGTGGATGCAACTTCCATTAGCACCACTGGCTTCTCGTTCCAAGGTAGCGTTCTGGCGACTCAAGCTCATTATCAGTTCAATAATGGCAACTTAGAAGGAACGCTGGTTGCTAATTCGGTTTCAGGAAGTGGGGAGTTCCACAATTACAAGTTTTCTGGCAATTTACCTACTGTTCCGACTCCACCAAGTCCAGCCCCTCAAGTTTCGCCTAGCCCGGAACCTCAAGTTTCGCCTAGCCCGGAACCTCAAGTTTCGCCTAGCCCGGAACCTCAAGTTTCGCCTAGCCCGGAACCTCAAGTTTCACCAAGTCCGGAACCTCAAGCTTCGCCTAGCCCGGAACCCGAAGTTATCGCGAGTCCGGAACCTCAAGCTTCGCCTAGCCCGGAACCCGAAGTTCAGCCCAGCTTAGAACCAGAAATCGATACTCAACCGAAATCTGTGCCCGAACCTGCAACGCTCTTAGGCTTACTGAGCGTGGGTGGTTTATTAACGCTGCGTCGTCGCAAATAG
- a CDS encoding Ppx/GppA phosphatase family protein, which yields MPVFTPPIETERTLAAIDVGTNSVHMVIVRVDPKLPAFTIIDREKETVRLGDREPKTGNLKPEPMARAMAAFRRFQEIAKSLNVDQVVAVATSAVREAPNGRQFLQQVEQELGLKINLISGQEEARRIYLGVLSGMELNNQPHIAIDIGGGSTELILGDGREPRSLSSTKVGAVRLTGEFITTDPISHSEFQYLQAYIRGRLERPVEDLLAHLKADEQPRLVGTSGTIETLAIVDARAQLGSEPTPLTGYQLSLKNLREIVHRLRKLSYEERANIPGMSEKRSEIILAGALILQEAMDLLGVDSLTVCERSLREGIIVDWMLAHGLISDKLRYQSEVRTRSVIKTAQKYQVNLESSQRIANFALSLFDQTQGQLHDWEAQERELLWAASILHNCGLYVSHSAHHKHSYYLIRHGELLGYTDTEVELIANLARYHRKSSPKKKHENFANLGDKKHRQMVEQLSALLRLAVALDRRQIEAVESVSCQYLPEKHEFHLKLHPAQYGDRCTLELWSLNDKKTVFESLYNLKLIPSIQASPSFW from the coding sequence ATGCCTGTTTTTACGCCCCCCATCGAGACTGAACGCACCCTAGCCGCAATTGATGTGGGTACGAACTCCGTCCACATGGTTATCGTTAGGGTCGATCCGAAACTACCCGCTTTTACCATTATTGACCGAGAAAAAGAAACCGTGCGTTTGGGCGATCGCGAACCGAAAACGGGCAACCTCAAACCAGAACCGATGGCGCGGGCGATGGCTGCTTTTCGTCGTTTCCAAGAAATTGCCAAAAGCCTAAATGTCGATCAAGTGGTTGCAGTCGCCACCAGCGCCGTCCGCGAAGCCCCCAATGGACGCCAGTTTCTCCAACAGGTTGAACAGGAATTGGGCTTAAAAATTAACCTGATTTCTGGACAAGAGGAAGCGCGACGCATCTATCTCGGCGTTCTATCGGGGATGGAGTTGAATAACCAACCCCATATCGCGATTGATATTGGCGGCGGTTCCACGGAGTTAATCTTAGGAGATGGACGCGAACCGCGATCGCTTAGTAGTACCAAAGTGGGGGCGGTTCGGCTCACCGGAGAATTCATCACCACAGATCCCATCAGTCATAGCGAATTTCAATATCTACAAGCCTATATTCGCGGTCGGCTAGAACGCCCGGTAGAAGACCTCTTGGCTCATCTCAAAGCCGACGAACAACCCCGTCTGGTCGGAACTTCTGGCACCATTGAAACGCTAGCCATTGTGGATGCGCGCGCCCAACTCGGTAGCGAACCTACCCCACTGACGGGATATCAACTCAGCCTCAAAAATCTGCGCGAGATCGTCCACCGCCTTCGCAAGCTTTCCTACGAAGAACGGGCGAATATTCCCGGAATGTCTGAAAAGCGGTCGGAAATTATCCTGGCGGGCGCTTTGATTTTACAAGAAGCAATGGATTTGTTAGGCGTCGATAGCCTGACGGTTTGCGAGCGATCGCTCCGAGAGGGCATCATTGTTGATTGGATGCTCGCTCATGGACTGATTTCTGATAAACTGCGCTACCAAAGCGAGGTGAGAACGCGCAGCGTTATTAAAACGGCTCAGAAGTATCAAGTTAATCTAGAATCGAGCCAGCGGATTGCTAATTTTGCCTTAAGCTTGTTTGACCAAACCCAAGGCCAGTTACATGATTGGGAGGCTCAAGAGAGAGAATTGCTATGGGCGGCGAGTATTTTGCACAACTGCGGTCTATACGTCAGTCACTCTGCCCATCATAAGCATTCCTATTATCTGATTCGTCACGGCGAACTCTTGGGCTATACCGATACCGAGGTTGAACTGATTGCCAATTTAGCTCGCTATCATCGCAAAAGCTCCCCCAAGAAGAAACATGAAAATTTTGCCAATCTTGGGGATAAGAAACACCGACAGATGGTTGAACAACTCAGCGCTTTACTGCGGTTAGCGGTGGCGCTGGATCGCCGTCAAATTGAGGCCGTTGAGTCGGTAAGCTGCCAGTATTTACCCGAAAAACACGAATTTCACCTCAAGCTACACCCCGCCCAATATGGCGATCGCTGTACTCTAGAACTCTGGAGTCTCAACGATAAAAAGACCGTGTTTGAATCTTTGTACAACCTGAAGTTAATTCCCTCTATTCAAGCGAGTCCTAGCTTTTGGTAG